In Alteromonas naphthalenivorans, one DNA window encodes the following:
- a CDS encoding DUF6170 family protein, translating to MKFYFSTRNIPQLKGLPLTERVKRLDRAASRMTVPEKTLMNVLKLLVFIPAFVLILQTASNWTSLLWAGLVFLLYPLLVKPIQHSICAKHLAPNSDKEHA from the coding sequence ATGAAATTTTATTTTTCCACCCGAAATATTCCTCAGCTAAAAGGTCTCCCTCTTACTGAACGCGTTAAGCGTTTAGACAGAGCAGCTTCACGAATGACCGTTCCAGAAAAAACACTCATGAACGTGCTCAAGCTACTGGTTTTCATACCCGCTTTTGTGCTTATATTACAAACCGCATCGAACTGGACATCACTGTTGTGGGCGGGACTCGTATTTTTGCTGTACCCGCTTTTAGTTAAGCCTATACAACATTCTATCTGTGCTAAACATTTGGCACCTAATTCAGACAAGGAGCATGCATGA
- the galE gene encoding UDP-glucose 4-epimerase GalE yields the protein MKTILVTGGAGYIGSHTVLQLLEQDYSVVVLDNLANSSAESLRRVEAISGKSVTFVQGDIRDTAVLDGIFSEHTIYAVIHFAGLKAVGESVQQPLSYYENNVYGTLTLCKSMQKHNVKNIVFSSSATVYGDPAALPLREDMATGHPTNPYGMSKLMVEHVLADLFVSDSEWNIVLLRYFNPVGAHASGSIGEDPNGIPNNLMPYISQVATGKLEKLSVFGDDYDTHDGTGVRDYIHVEDLANGHLKAIDRIALNMGLDKYNLGTGQGYSVLDMIKAFEKASGKTIPYAIAPRRGGDVAACYADPTKAATELNWHAEKGLEAMCADTWNWQSQNPQGYPKA from the coding sequence ATGAAAACCATCTTGGTTACCGGTGGCGCAGGATACATTGGAAGTCATACTGTACTTCAACTACTCGAACAAGATTACAGCGTTGTTGTCTTGGACAACTTGGCGAACTCGAGTGCAGAGTCACTGAGACGTGTTGAGGCTATCTCAGGAAAATCCGTCACTTTCGTTCAAGGTGATATTCGCGACACTGCTGTGCTTGATGGTATATTTAGCGAGCATACGATTTATGCGGTTATTCACTTTGCGGGCCTAAAAGCCGTAGGAGAATCGGTTCAGCAGCCCCTGTCTTACTATGAAAACAATGTGTATGGCACGCTTACCCTGTGTAAATCAATGCAAAAGCACAACGTTAAGAATATTGTGTTTAGCTCTTCTGCTACAGTATATGGCGATCCTGCAGCCCTTCCTTTACGCGAAGACATGGCCACGGGACACCCAACCAACCCTTACGGTATGTCTAAGTTAATGGTAGAGCATGTGTTGGCTGATTTGTTTGTGTCAGACAGCGAATGGAACATTGTGCTACTTCGTTACTTTAACCCAGTAGGCGCACACGCATCAGGCAGCATTGGTGAAGATCCAAACGGTATTCCAAACAACCTCATGCCTTATATTTCACAAGTCGCTACGGGAAAATTAGAAAAACTCAGCGTATTTGGTGACGATTACGATACCCATGATGGTACTGGTGTACGTGATTATATTCACGTAGAAGACTTGGCTAATGGGCACTTGAAAGCGATTGATAGAATTGCTTTGAATATGGGCCTTGATAAATATAACTTGGGAACTGGTCAAGGTTACTCAGTGTTAGATATGATCAAAGCGTTTGAAAAGGCATCGGGTAAAACAATCCCTTATGCTATAGCACCGCGCCGTGGAGGCGATGTAGCGGCATGTTACGCAGACCCGACTAAGGCAGCTACTGAACTTAATTGGCACGCTGAGAAAGGCTTAGAGGCCATGTGTGCAGACACATGGAATTGGCAATCACAAAATCCTCAGGGCTATCCTAAAGCTTAA
- a CDS encoding VacJ family lipoprotein, whose amino-acid sequence MKFSKWVSVSALLLASLLGGCASQQVSQQVEQNNTSVQDAGDPRDPLEPVNRVMWDFNWEVLDAYVLRPITVGYVTVMPQFARTGLLNAAENLQEPANFMNNMFQGKVDDGMDSLARFVLNSTVGLFGTIDVASHIGIVEKEEEFGETMGVWGVNTGPYLMLPALGPNDPRSFTGSVVDGMVYPMAIIDGQFAIARYLVSLLEGRASLIDQEQQLEQSVDDYAFVKNAYFENLAFKVTDGKSGDKALEEDQLDDFAEFEAMLEYEETDVEADDSKEEPEEDGPEGN is encoded by the coding sequence ATTAAATTTTCAAAATGGGTCTCGGTAAGTGCGCTTTTATTAGCGAGTTTGTTAGGCGGGTGCGCAAGTCAGCAAGTGTCTCAACAAGTTGAGCAAAATAACACATCCGTTCAAGATGCTGGCGACCCTAGAGATCCCCTCGAGCCTGTGAACCGCGTGATGTGGGATTTCAACTGGGAAGTATTAGATGCTTACGTTTTAAGGCCTATCACGGTTGGTTACGTTACCGTGATGCCGCAGTTTGCCCGTACCGGTTTACTTAATGCCGCTGAAAACTTGCAAGAACCGGCAAATTTTATGAACAATATGTTCCAAGGCAAAGTTGATGATGGAATGGACAGCTTAGCGCGTTTCGTACTTAATTCGACTGTGGGTCTGTTTGGTACTATTGATGTTGCTTCGCACATTGGAATAGTCGAAAAAGAAGAAGAATTTGGCGAAACTATGGGCGTGTGGGGTGTAAATACCGGCCCCTATTTAATGCTGCCTGCGTTAGGGCCTAACGATCCTAGAAGCTTTACGGGTAGTGTTGTTGACGGCATGGTATATCCTATGGCGATTATCGATGGGCAGTTTGCTATTGCTCGGTACTTGGTTTCCCTATTAGAGGGGCGTGCTTCATTAATTGACCAAGAGCAACAACTTGAACAATCAGTCGACGACTATGCGTTTGTGAAAAATGCTTATTTCGAAAACCTAGCGTTTAAAGTTACCGATGGCAAAAGCGGTGATAAAGCGTTAGAAGAAGACCAGCTTGATGATTTTGCCGAGTTCGAAGCCATGCTGGAGTATGAAGAAACAGATGTTGAAGCTGACGATTCAAAAGAAGAGCCAGAAGAGGATGGCCCTGAAGGTAATTAA